One window of Kiritimatiellia bacterium genomic DNA carries:
- a CDS encoding HAD family hydrolase: MLKGLGGKEGSGKMAFDKKSIRAVIFDYGNTLVEFSRKQVVVCDAALADALEKHFGKPDFEKLSALRDRDRLAPYAGDPPLYRENDLVEITTAMIQELYGLDPSPEQLAEILRARFEVFVRIVRAEPEVYGLLDRLAQRYRLGLLSNYPDGDAIRESLAKTGLDAYFKSVVVSADVHLVKPHPVPFLTILDDLRVRADQAVLVGDNWVADVQGGKRAGLHVVMLRRWETPEKLPRKPGDFEPDVTIGTLSELEALLL, encoded by the coding sequence ATGCTGAAGGGCCTCGGCGGGAAAGAAGGTAGCGGAAAAATGGCGTTCGACAAGAAAAGCATCCGGGCGGTCATCTTCGACTACGGCAACACGCTTGTGGAATTCAGCCGCAAGCAGGTCGTCGTCTGCGACGCCGCCCTCGCCGACGCCCTCGAGAAGCACTTCGGCAAGCCGGATTTCGAGAAGCTCTCCGCCCTCCGCGACCGCGACCGCCTGGCCCCGTACGCCGGTGATCCCCCGCTCTACCGCGAGAACGACCTCGTCGAGATCACCACGGCCATGATCCAGGAGCTCTACGGCCTCGACCCCTCGCCCGAGCAGCTCGCGGAAATCCTGCGCGCCCGCTTCGAGGTCTTCGTCCGCATCGTCCGCGCGGAGCCGGAGGTGTACGGCCTGCTCGACCGGCTCGCCCAGCGGTACCGGCTCGGCCTGCTCTCGAACTACCCCGACGGCGACGCCATCCGGGAGAGCCTGGCCAAGACCGGCCTCGACGCCTACTTCAAGTCCGTCGTCGTCTCCGCCGACGTCCATCTCGTCAAGCCGCACCCGGTGCCGTTCCTGACGATCCTGGACGACCTGCGCGTGCGGGCGGACCAGGCGGTGCTCGTCGGCGACAACTGGGTGGCGGACGTCCAGGGCGGCAAGCGCGCCGGGCTGCACGTGGTGATGCTGCGCCGGTGGGAGACGCCCGAGAAGCTGCCGCGCAAGCCCGGCGACTTCGAGCCCGACGTCACGATCGGCACGCTGTCCGAGCTCGAGGCCCTGCTGCTCTGA
- a CDS encoding transposase: MKSAKIVSIVLFAFLAAGAGRVSAQVSEPDMAELMKAMQAMTAAASNSAPVVDFRALKALLPESLDGFTRTSATGEKNTAMGMTISQAEGRYEQGDASIEISLSDNGGMGGLMSFAQAAWASSEIDRETDTGFERTTSYGSHKAREEYDNEDQRGEIEILAGGRFMVKVTGYKVAWEALQAAVKKLDLDALAALKPAAPAAP, translated from the coding sequence ATGAAGTCGGCAAAGATCGTCAGCATCGTTCTGTTCGCGTTCCTCGCGGCCGGCGCGGGCCGCGTATCGGCCCAGGTGTCCGAGCCCGACATGGCCGAACTCATGAAGGCCATGCAGGCCATGACCGCGGCGGCCAGCAACAGCGCGCCGGTCGTCGACTTCCGCGCGCTCAAGGCCCTGCTCCCCGAATCGCTCGACGGCTTCACCCGCACGAGCGCCACCGGCGAGAAGAACACGGCGATGGGCATGACCATCTCCCAGGCCGAGGGCCGGTACGAGCAGGGCGACGCCTCCATCGAGATCAGTCTCTCCGACAACGGCGGCATGGGCGGCCTCATGAGCTTCGCGCAGGCGGCGTGGGCGTCGTCCGAGATCGACCGCGAGACGGATACCGGCTTCGAGCGCACGACCAGCTACGGCAGCCACAAGGCGCGCGAGGAGTACGACAACGAGGACCAGCGCGGCGAAATCGAAATTCTCGCGGGCGGCCGCTTCATGGTGAAAGTCACCGGCTACAAGGTCGCGTGGGAGGCCCTCCAGGCCGCGGTGAAGAAGCTCGACCTCGACGCCCTCGCGGCGCTCAAGCCGGCCGCGCCAGCCGCGCCTTGA
- a CDS encoding alpha/beta fold hydrolase, which produces MKACARGRLRPVLGLGAAALLLLQVAAWNHARSFLNYRAGGPAAAIEALSAGDKILILFRGAARARPVNDRSPAQFGLEFETVTFSAADGADLEAWFIPAPGDRWPVLFFHGYGTSRSSLLEEAAAVRAMGHPVLLVDLRGSGGSTGNRTTLGVREAFDVQAAAEWIRGRLPDRDGLFLYGQSMGGAAVLRAVAVLGVEADGIVVEAVFDTMLNAVRNRFRALGWPAFPAAESLVLWGGVQCGFNGFRHNPAEYAAGTKVPTLVLHGEKDPRVTTEQAQRLFGRLVGPRFMVRFSSAGHSSCLAADSEKWRKAVRQCLEEAAAPAE; this is translated from the coding sequence GTGAAGGCGTGCGCCCGCGGGCGGCTTCGGCCGGTGCTCGGCCTGGGCGCCGCGGCCCTGCTCCTGTTGCAGGTGGCGGCGTGGAACCATGCGCGCTCCTTTCTGAACTACCGCGCCGGCGGTCCCGCGGCGGCAATCGAGGCTCTCTCCGCAGGGGACAAAATCCTCATCCTGTTCCGCGGCGCGGCGCGGGCGCGCCCCGTGAACGACCGATCGCCGGCGCAGTTCGGCCTGGAGTTCGAAACGGTCACATTCAGCGCTGCCGACGGCGCGGATCTGGAGGCCTGGTTCATCCCCGCGCCGGGCGACCGTTGGCCCGTGCTTTTTTTCCACGGGTACGGCACCTCGCGATCCAGCCTGCTGGAGGAAGCCGCGGCCGTCCGGGCCATGGGCCACCCCGTGCTCCTGGTGGACCTGCGCGGCAGCGGCGGTTCGACCGGGAACCGGACCACGCTGGGCGTGCGCGAGGCCTTCGACGTGCAGGCCGCCGCGGAGTGGATCCGCGGGCGCCTGCCGGATCGGGACGGCCTCTTCCTCTACGGCCAGTCCATGGGCGGCGCCGCCGTGCTGCGCGCCGTGGCCGTCCTCGGGGTCGAGGCCGACGGCATAGTCGTGGAGGCGGTCTTCGATACCATGCTCAACGCCGTGCGGAATCGTTTCCGGGCCCTGGGCTGGCCGGCCTTTCCCGCCGCCGAGTCGCTGGTCCTCTGGGGCGGCGTGCAGTGCGGATTTAACGGCTTTCGGCACAACCCGGCGGAGTACGCGGCCGGGACGAAGGTCCCGACCCTGGTCCTGCATGGGGAGAAGGATCCCCGGGTGACGACCGAACAGGCGCAGCGCCTGTTCGGCCGCCTGGTCGGGCCGCGCTTCATGGTCAGGTTCTCCTCGGCCGGACATTCTTCCTGCCTTGCCGCCGATTCGGAAAAATGGCGGAAAGCCGTACGGCAGTGCCTGGAGGAAGCGGCCGCGCCGGCCGAATGA
- a CDS encoding MFS transporter: MAIRWVRRVFHAGWERNVVVTGVSQFFSIMGFAFALPFAPFYMQEQLGVTDPARLKFWVAMFGAATPLSLAVFSPLWGHLADRYSRRLMLLRANFAGAAVILLMGLVRSVEALCVLRLLQGMFTGTMTAAQTMVSVQAPAHRSGQALGALTAAVFSGSLTGAFVGGVVADGLGYRAAFLVGGAFLLASGLLVALWTTEDAPGAPRAEDGRTAEGRLAGQGILPVLLLFGLLSFVRQFDVSFLPLLVQEIHGGLAGAAIRTGALNAAGGIAGLLAALVVGRVADRSTPARLALLLTLGAGLLMAPQAWTRTFVFLFPVRFAMVFCTGALDPVMQIWLTRITPVRRRGAVFGWAGTMRSIGWFMAPLGSGLVAAHYGIRGIFVAGGLLFMLVLPAIRWAERSRPEPTEPRPTT; the protein is encoded by the coding sequence ATGGCAATCCGATGGGTCAGGCGGGTTTTTCACGCGGGCTGGGAGCGGAACGTCGTGGTCACCGGCGTGTCGCAGTTCTTTTCCATCATGGGCTTTGCCTTCGCCCTCCCGTTCGCGCCGTTCTACATGCAGGAGCAACTCGGCGTGACGGACCCGGCGCGGCTCAAGTTCTGGGTGGCGATGTTCGGGGCCGCGACGCCGCTCTCGCTGGCGGTCTTCTCGCCGCTGTGGGGACACCTGGCGGACCGGTACAGCCGGCGGCTGATGCTGCTGCGGGCCAACTTCGCGGGCGCGGCGGTGATCCTGCTCATGGGCCTGGTGCGCAGCGTGGAGGCGCTGTGCGTGCTGCGCCTGCTGCAGGGGATGTTCACGGGCACGATGACCGCGGCCCAGACGATGGTCTCCGTGCAGGCGCCCGCGCACCGGAGCGGCCAGGCCCTCGGCGCGCTGACGGCCGCCGTCTTTTCCGGCTCGCTGACCGGGGCGTTCGTCGGCGGCGTGGTGGCCGACGGGCTCGGGTACCGCGCCGCGTTTCTCGTCGGGGGGGCGTTCCTGCTCGCGAGCGGCCTGCTGGTCGCCCTCTGGACCACCGAGGACGCGCCCGGCGCGCCGCGCGCGGAGGACGGGCGCACGGCGGAGGGGCGGCTCGCGGGGCAGGGCATCCTGCCGGTGCTCCTGCTCTTCGGCCTCCTGTCCTTCGTGCGGCAGTTCGACGTGTCGTTCCTGCCGCTGCTGGTGCAGGAGATCCACGGGGGGCTGGCGGGCGCCGCGATCCGGACGGGAGCGCTGAACGCGGCCGGTGGAATCGCCGGCCTGCTGGCGGCGCTGGTCGTGGGGCGGGTGGCGGATCGCTCGACGCCCGCGCGGCTGGCGCTGCTGCTGACCCTCGGCGCCGGGCTGCTCATGGCGCCGCAGGCGTGGACGCGCACCTTCGTATTCCTTTTTCCCGTCCGCTTCGCCATGGTGTTCTGCACCGGGGCGCTCGATCCCGTGATGCAGATCTGGCTGACGCGCATCACGCCCGTGCGGCGGCGCGGCGCGGTGTTCGGGTGGGCCGGCACGATGCGGTCGATCGGCTGGTTCATGGCGCCGCTGGGCAGCGGCCTCGTCGCGGCGCACTACGGGATCCGCGGCATCTTCGTGGCCGGCGGGCTGTTGTTCATGCTGGTGCTGCCCGCGATCCGGTGGGCGGAGCGCTCGCGGCCGGAGCCTACGGAGCCCAGACCCACCACGTGA
- a CDS encoding thioesterase family protein gives MPRVKLELPEKLPFQTDLEVRIGDVNYGRHLGNDAVLGLLHEARLRFLKQHGFTEEDAGGAAMIMLDAVIVYAAQAFHGDVLRAEVGAGEFGACGCDFYYRLTRVADGREIARAKTALAFFDYAAGRIARMPAEFKARLARPA, from the coding sequence ATGCCGCGCGTGAAACTCGAGCTGCCCGAGAAGCTGCCGTTTCAAACCGATCTCGAGGTCCGCATCGGCGACGTGAACTACGGGCGGCATCTCGGCAACGACGCCGTGCTCGGCCTGCTGCACGAGGCCCGGCTGCGCTTCCTGAAGCAGCACGGCTTCACGGAGGAAGACGCCGGCGGCGCGGCGATGATCATGCTCGATGCCGTGATCGTGTACGCCGCGCAGGCCTTCCACGGCGACGTGCTGCGCGCGGAGGTGGGCGCGGGCGAGTTCGGCGCCTGCGGCTGCGACTTCTACTACCGGCTCACCCGGGTCGCGGACGGCCGGGAGATCGCCCGGGCCAAAACGGCCCTCGCGTTCTTCGATTACGCCGCCGGCCGGATCGCCCGGATGCCGGCGGAGTTCAAGGCGCGGCTGGCGCGGCCGGCTTGA
- a CDS encoding PAS domain S-box protein, with the protein MKTPNSTSYRPPRGSVSAWRQVGLVCLGLLGACAARGSDGIPQGKEVLVLHSYHYGMRWATAISDGIQSVFDSPEGKWHVLQFEFMDAKRISSPEYFEELARLFSMKFRTNEFSAVIASDDDALRFLLQYRARLFGPTPVVFCGVNYFRPEMLEGQADITGVVESYDLEATLDAALQLHPGTRQVYVINDQSSTGKANNKRVEEIMPKYAGRVSFRFTGPASMAELLDEIRGLPEKTVVLLMTFNQDRLGQVFRYRDAAQLVCSATPLPVYGVWAFYLGDGIVGGMLTRGETHGRAAAEMTLRILAGERAEGIPVIQRCPNQYMFDHAQMQRFGIDLAALPAGSLVIHRSEPMYRFRKQTVWLVLGGVGILGLLVLGYGINVNKRLQAQHALQAANEQLLREMADRKHAEQERVRLSAAVAQLADGVVITDTQGVVCYVNPALEKMTGYTSAELLGQSARFFGRPEDTRQVREVLEALLHGENWRGRMRTRRKDGSVREEDVLISPVKDGTGRAVHYLAIRRDVTDSVALENQLMETQKIETVGEIAGGIAHDFNNMLTVILSSAQFLADAVAQDAKLSKDAGEILRTAKRASQLTKELLTFCRKQPIELKALNVNEIIAGMEGMFQHILGERIRLEVRLAREPCIAQVDKGRLEQVLANLAMNARDAIHNQGSVTIGTAMVKLDNEPASEFVEPPDFEAGARHIRISVQDTGSGVSEEIRRKIFEPLFTTKPAGQGTGLGLSVVYGIVKQHGGRLALETEVGKGSTFKIYLPAAYVPPAKLSATGAITPVAGGTETVLLVEDERSVRDVTGRILTHLGYKVHVADCAESALELMARTAEHIHLLLTDIVMPGMDGVSLAREVLKMRPGIRALFASGYSQEHLSKDPDLFMIPLLRKPFEAGELARLVRQVLDGPDQRPGSAP; encoded by the coding sequence ATGAAAACGCCCAATTCGACATCGTATCGCCCGCCCCGGGGTTCGGTATCGGCGTGGCGGCAGGTGGGCCTGGTGTGCCTGGGCCTTCTCGGGGCCTGCGCGGCCCGCGGATCCGACGGCATCCCCCAGGGGAAGGAAGTCCTGGTTCTCCATTCCTATCATTACGGCATGCGCTGGGCGACGGCCATCAGTGACGGGATCCAGTCCGTGTTCGACAGCCCCGAGGGCAAATGGCACGTGCTCCAATTCGAGTTCATGGACGCCAAGCGGATCTCCTCGCCGGAGTACTTCGAGGAGCTCGCCCGGCTTTTCTCCATGAAATTCCGGACCAACGAGTTCAGCGCGGTCATTGCCTCGGATGACGACGCGCTGCGTTTTCTCCTCCAGTACCGGGCCCGGCTTTTCGGCCCGACGCCGGTGGTGTTTTGCGGGGTGAACTACTTCCGGCCCGAGATGCTGGAGGGGCAGGCGGATATCACCGGGGTGGTGGAGTCCTACGACCTGGAGGCCACGCTGGATGCCGCCTTGCAGCTTCATCCTGGCACGCGGCAGGTGTACGTGATCAACGACCAGAGTTCCACCGGCAAGGCCAACAACAAGAGGGTCGAAGAGATCATGCCGAAGTACGCGGGGCGGGTGTCGTTCCGCTTCACCGGCCCGGCCAGCATGGCGGAACTCCTGGATGAAATACGCGGGCTGCCGGAAAAGACGGTGGTACTTCTGATGACCTTCAATCAGGACCGGCTGGGCCAGGTGTTCCGTTACCGCGACGCCGCGCAACTGGTCTGCTCGGCCACCCCGCTTCCGGTCTACGGCGTGTGGGCGTTCTACCTCGGCGACGGGATTGTCGGGGGCATGCTGACGCGGGGGGAGACCCACGGGCGCGCGGCGGCGGAAATGACCCTGCGGATCCTGGCCGGGGAGCGCGCGGAAGGCATCCCGGTGATCCAGCGCTGCCCGAACCAGTACATGTTCGATCACGCGCAGATGCAGCGTTTCGGGATCGATCTCGCGGCGTTGCCCGCGGGGAGCCTCGTGATTCACCGGTCCGAGCCCATGTACCGGTTCCGGAAGCAGACGGTCTGGCTGGTTTTGGGCGGCGTGGGGATCCTGGGCCTGCTGGTCCTGGGGTACGGGATCAACGTGAACAAGCGGCTGCAGGCGCAGCATGCCCTGCAGGCCGCCAACGAGCAACTGCTGCGCGAAATGGCCGACCGGAAACATGCCGAACAGGAACGCGTAAGGCTCTCCGCGGCCGTGGCGCAGCTGGCCGACGGGGTCGTCATCACCGACACCCAGGGCGTCGTCTGCTACGTCAACCCGGCCCTGGAGAAAATGACCGGGTACACGTCCGCGGAACTGCTGGGGCAGAGCGCGCGGTTCTTCGGCCGGCCTGAAGATACGCGCCAGGTACGCGAGGTGCTGGAAGCGCTGCTCCACGGGGAGAACTGGCGGGGCCGCATGCGGACCCGGCGCAAGGACGGCTCCGTGCGCGAGGAGGACGTGCTGATCTCGCCGGTGAAGGATGGGACGGGCCGGGCCGTCCATTACCTGGCCATCCGGCGCGACGTGACGGACAGCGTCGCCCTGGAGAACCAGTTGATGGAGACGCAGAAGATCGAAACCGTCGGAGAGATCGCCGGGGGGATCGCCCACGATTTCAACAATATGCTGACGGTCATCTTGAGCAGCGCCCAGTTCCTGGCGGATGCCGTGGCGCAGGATGCGAAGTTGAGCAAGGACGCGGGGGAGATTCTCCGGACGGCGAAGCGGGCCTCGCAACTGACCAAGGAGTTGCTGACCTTCTGCCGGAAGCAGCCCATCGAGCTGAAGGCATTGAACGTCAACGAGATCATCGCGGGCATGGAGGGCATGTTCCAGCATATCCTCGGCGAGCGCATCCGGCTGGAGGTCCGCCTGGCGCGCGAGCCCTGCATCGCCCAGGTGGACAAGGGCCGGCTGGAGCAGGTGCTCGCCAACCTCGCGATGAACGCGCGGGACGCCATCCACAACCAGGGCTCGGTCACCATCGGCACCGCGATGGTGAAGCTGGACAACGAGCCGGCCTCCGAGTTCGTCGAGCCTCCGGACTTCGAGGCCGGGGCGCGCCATATCCGCATTTCCGTGCAGGATACGGGCAGCGGCGTATCCGAGGAAATCCGGCGGAAGATATTTGAGCCCTTGTTTACGACCAAACCGGCGGGGCAGGGAACCGGCCTGGGCCTCTCCGTGGTATACGGGATTGTCAAGCAGCACGGCGGACGCCTGGCCCTGGAGACGGAAGTGGGCAAGGGCAGCACCTTCAAGATCTACCTGCCGGCGGCGTACGTGCCGCCCGCCAAGCTGTCGGCCACGGGCGCCATCACCCCGGTAGCCGGAGGGACGGAAACCGTGCTGCTGGTGGAGGACGAACGCTCGGTCCGGGACGTCACCGGCCGCATCCTGACCCATCTCGGCTACAAGGTGCATGTGGCCGACTGCGCCGAGAGCGCCCTGGAACTGATGGCCCGGACCGCGGAACACATCCATCTCCTCCTCACCGACATCGTCATGCCGGGGATGGACGGGGTGAGCCTGGCGCGCGAGGTGCTCAAGATGCGGCCGGGAATCCGCGCCCTCTTCGCCTCCGGTTACTCGCAGGAACACTTGAGCAAGGACCCGGACTTGTTCATGATCCCCCTCCTCCGGAAACCCTTCGAGGCGGGCGAACTGGCGCGCCTGGTCCGCCAGGTTCTCGACGGCCCCGACCAGCGGCCGGGCTCCGCCCCGTGA
- a CDS encoding nitroreductase family protein, which translates to MDFFKAIEERRSSRKFTGEAVPRAHLEVIADAGRRAPTARNEQPWDFVAVTDRARLKELAGLADNGKFIAEAGACLAVLCRPSKYYLEDGCAATENILLAATALGHQTCWVAGDKKPYAPAVCRLLGAPDGFLLVSLVAIGKAEPVGGRAPKRPLNEVLHWEKY; encoded by the coding sequence ATGGATTTCTTCAAAGCGATCGAAGAGCGGCGCAGTTCGCGGAAGTTCACCGGCGAGGCCGTGCCGCGGGCGCACCTGGAGGTGATCGCGGACGCGGGGCGGCGGGCGCCCACGGCGCGCAACGAGCAGCCGTGGGACTTCGTGGCGGTGACCGACCGCGCCCGGCTCAAGGAGCTGGCCGGCCTGGCGGACAACGGAAAATTCATCGCGGAGGCGGGTGCCTGCCTGGCGGTGCTGTGCCGGCCGTCGAAGTATTACCTGGAAGACGGCTGCGCGGCGACGGAGAACATCCTGCTGGCGGCGACGGCGCTGGGGCACCAGACCTGCTGGGTGGCCGGCGACAAGAAACCCTACGCGCCCGCGGTGTGCCGGCTGCTCGGCGCGCCGGACGGTTTTTTACTGGTCTCCCTCGTGGCCATTGGGAAGGCGGAACCTGTCGGAGGCCGTGCGCCGAAGCGCCCGCTGAACGAGGTGCTGCACTGGGAGAAATACTAG
- a CDS encoding anion permease, translating into MKPSLAPVVIFILCYALFVALPKRRSWIALGGSFLLVLSGALGWKTALTETIQWNVIALFFGTLVLAEMFMQSRMPAVMAEFLVDRTRTVRGAMLAVCALSGGLSMFVENVAVVLLVAPVALSLADKLKLSPVPLLIAIAVSSNLQGTATLIGDPPSMILGGYMKMSFNDFFAYHGRPGIFFAVQVGALAALAVLAWQLRAHREPTAIVPQEKIRSPVPGLLMLALILGLSVTSVFDPDFKWLAGTLTLVLAALGLLWYRFRARWQSVRELVGTLDWDTTLFLIGVFVLVGGLSESGWLDVFASWISAHLGGRLFGAFAAIVLVSVALSAIVDNVPFLLAMIPVVQKVADNLHAPVPVLLFGLLIGSCLGGNITPIGASANVVAIGILKKRGHVVTFREFMAIGVPFTVAAVLAACAFTWWVWAP; encoded by the coding sequence ATGAAACCCTCGCTCGCGCCGGTGGTCATTTTTATTTTGTGCTACGCGCTCTTCGTCGCGCTGCCGAAGCGGCGCTCGTGGATCGCGCTGGGCGGCAGCTTCCTGCTCGTCCTCTCCGGGGCGCTGGGCTGGAAGACCGCGCTGACCGAGACGATCCAGTGGAACGTGATCGCCCTGTTCTTCGGCACGCTGGTGCTGGCCGAGATGTTCATGCAGTCGCGGATGCCCGCCGTGATGGCCGAGTTCCTCGTGGACCGCACGCGCACGGTGCGCGGGGCCATGCTGGCGGTCTGCGCCCTCTCCGGCGGGCTCTCGATGTTCGTGGAAAACGTGGCCGTGGTCCTGCTCGTCGCGCCCGTCGCGTTGAGCCTCGCCGACAAGCTGAAGCTCTCGCCCGTCCCCCTGCTCATCGCCATCGCCGTCAGTTCCAACCTGCAGGGCACGGCGACGCTGATCGGCGATCCGCCGAGCATGATCCTCGGCGGCTATATGAAGATGAGCTTCAACGATTTCTTTGCCTACCACGGCAGGCCGGGCATCTTCTTCGCCGTGCAGGTCGGGGCGCTCGCGGCGCTGGCCGTCCTCGCGTGGCAGCTACGCGCGCACCGCGAGCCGACCGCGATCGTCCCGCAGGAGAAGATCCGCTCCCCGGTGCCCGGCCTGCTGATGCTCGCGCTCATCCTCGGGCTCTCCGTGACCTCCGTGTTCGACCCGGATTTCAAGTGGCTGGCCGGCACGCTGACCCTCGTGCTGGCGGCCCTCGGGCTGCTCTGGTACCGCTTCCGCGCCCGCTGGCAGAGCGTCCGCGAGCTCGTCGGCACGCTGGACTGGGACACGACCCTGTTCCTGATCGGCGTGTTCGTCCTGGTCGGCGGCTTGAGCGAGTCCGGCTGGCTCGATGTCTTCGCCTCGTGGATCTCCGCGCACCTGGGCGGCCGCCTGTTCGGGGCCTTCGCGGCGATCGTGCTGGTGTCGGTGGCCCTGTCCGCGATCGTGGACAACGTGCCGTTCCTGCTGGCGATGATCCCCGTGGTGCAGAAGGTCGCGGATAACCTGCACGCCCCCGTGCCCGTCCTCCTCTTCGGGCTGCTGATCGGCTCCTGCCTCGGCGGCAACATCACGCCGATCGGCGCGTCGGCCAACGTGGTGGCGATCGGCATCCTGAAGAAGCGCGGCCACGTCGTCACGTTCCGCGAGTTCATGGCGATCGGCGTCCCGTTCACGGTGGCCGCGGTTCTCGCCGCTTGCGCGTTCACGTGGTGGGTCTGGGCTCCGTAG
- a CDS encoding NAD(P)/FAD-dependent oxidoreductase gives MSDTSRADRDVAVVGGGPAGLTAAWMAARHGARVTVFEQLPRPGLRLMASGGGRGNLTTTLDLESIMARFGRSGRFLQPALSMLDPAALRRWLAELGVPTFAPDGVHVYPVSESAADAQQALVRACTRAGVIFRLDCPVHGLSFQAVETAQLQTARGPWRGRNVILATGGRSYPKLGGGDQGYALARQAGHTVIPPLPALVPLVTKETWPSACAGASVADAELSLARRGREAPCVRGALLFTHRGLSGPAALDLSGEVSARLADGAPVPAFLNLAPGRAPADWTRDLEQLPRSNGTRRVAAWLDGFLPRSVAGALAAACGVPADLTASRLAADQRERLAAHLAGWPLTIVATEGFDHAMVTRGGVSLREIDPHTLASRLVRGLYFAGEIVDLDGPCGGFNLQWAFSSGWLAGLSAL, from the coding sequence ATGTCCGACACTTCCAGGGCCGACCGCGACGTGGCCGTCGTGGGCGGCGGGCCGGCCGGATTGACGGCGGCCTGGATGGCGGCCCGGCATGGCGCCCGCGTCACGGTCTTTGAACAACTCCCGCGCCCCGGGCTCCGGCTCATGGCCAGCGGCGGCGGGCGCGGCAACCTGACCACTACACTCGATTTGGAATCCATCATGGCGCGCTTCGGGCGGAGCGGCCGGTTCCTCCAGCCCGCGCTCTCCATGCTTGACCCCGCGGCCCTCCGCCGCTGGCTGGCCGAACTGGGCGTGCCCACCTTCGCCCCGGACGGCGTGCACGTCTATCCCGTCTCCGAATCCGCCGCCGACGCGCAGCAGGCCCTCGTCCGGGCCTGCACGCGGGCCGGCGTGATCTTCCGGCTGGATTGCCCGGTCCATGGACTTTCCTTCCAGGCCGTGGAAACGGCGCAACTGCAGACCGCGCGGGGGCCGTGGCGCGGTCGGAATGTGATTCTCGCCACCGGCGGCCGGAGCTACCCGAAACTCGGCGGCGGCGACCAGGGCTATGCGCTGGCCCGGCAGGCGGGCCACACCGTCATCCCGCCCCTCCCGGCCCTGGTCCCCCTGGTCACGAAGGAGACATGGCCCTCCGCCTGCGCCGGCGCCTCGGTGGCCGACGCGGAACTCTCCCTCGCCCGCCGGGGCCGCGAAGCCCCTTGCGTCCGGGGCGCCCTGCTCTTCACGCACCGCGGCCTGTCCGGTCCCGCGGCGCTCGATCTCTCGGGCGAGGTCAGCGCCCGGCTGGCCGACGGCGCGCCCGTGCCGGCCTTCCTGAACCTCGCGCCCGGCCGCGCGCCGGCGGACTGGACTCGGGACCTGGAACAACTGCCTCGCTCCAATGGGACGCGGCGAGTGGCCGCGTGGCTGGACGGGTTCCTGCCGCGGTCGGTCGCCGGGGCGCTCGCCGCCGCGTGCGGCGTGCCGGCCGACTTGACCGCCTCGCGCCTCGCGGCGGACCAGCGCGAGCGCCTGGCCGCCCACCTCGCCGGCTGGCCGCTGACGATCGTCGCCACGGAGGGATTCGACCACGCCATGGTCACCCGCGGCGGCGTCAGCCTGCGCGAGATCGATCCCCACACCCTCGCGAGCCGCCTCGTGAGGGGCCTCTATTTCGCGGGCGAGATCGTGGACCTCGACGGGCCCTGCGGCGGGTTCAACCTGCAATGGGCCTTTTCCAGCGGCTGGCTCGCGGGTCTCTCGGCTCTGTAG